GGAAAAGACCACCAAAAGCAGCATTGGAAAGAACATAAGATTCTGTGCCGTCCGTTTGAGGTAGGACATAGTCTCTATTGTGATTAAGTTTCATCCCTAAAGCGAAAGCGAAGAAAAACCAACAGGATAAGCATGAAGGCGACGTGGAAATGTCTCCTTTACTTGGATTGGGGTTGCGCCAGACGCTTAAAGCAGGCAACAAACGTATCGGTATCTGCCAAAAATGACATAAATGTCAGACTTAGACCCACTTTTGCGTTTACGATTGACGTTTTACGGGATATTTGGCAATTTGTTCCCccatttttccctttttccaCCCTctggtttttttattgagacTTTTACTATATAGAatttaagtattaaattagaaatctTTTCTATTTTCGCAAAATAATCCATGATAAAATTTGTCATCAGGTGTTAGAAGATCCGGAATGTGGAAAATGCCTAGTTGCAACCAGGGATCTACAGCCAGGAGATTTGATTCTAACGGAGAATCCTGTAATTTACGGCCCTCGGCCCCATATGGTTGAAGAGGGACCTGTACCATGCCCAGGGTGTTGCAGGTAGATAAAAGCCTTATTAAAGAGAGCGCAAACAAAATGTCTGGGAATACCGTGCATATGTGTATCCCGGGAGGTGACTCCTTAGGCctctttattttcttgttctttaataagttttctattaaaatcgTGCAAATTCAGCCACCCTGTTCagtaatggaatttttcaCGTTTCCAGATTAATAATCCCGGAAGGTGCAGCTAGATGCGACGGGTGCGACTTTCCTATATGTAATCCACAATGTCCTGGGTTGAAAGATATGGACAGACACGGCCATGAATGCATGATTTTGGGTCTCCGCGATGTTAAAGCAATAAACGGACTGCATGATTTTTATAGGTAACATTTATGAGTTAGCAAAACCAAGTAATGCTAACCGTTACTTGGTTTTGTTAACTCATCCAATCTTTTGTAGGCAGGACTCTCTTCTACCTTTACGGTGCCTCCTTCTCCAACACAGGCAACCCAAAAAGTTTGCTCAGCTCTTAAAAATGGAGAGTCATCAAGAAAAAAGAGGAGAAGATACTGAAATTTACAAGTAAATGCACAGTACACGTATCTATAATCTATCATACTTGGAATTCAACGCAACATAGGGATATCCAGAGGAGGATCGTGGAATACTTACACGACAATTTCCTTGACCCAATGAAAATGCTGGAAGGAAAGTCAGGGAAACAAGTACTAGAGGATACTTCGAAGGAAACACTGCACAAAATTTTTGGCATCATTGATGTTAACGCACTAGAAATCAATCAAGATGCCGAAATTACCGCTTTATACCCAACGGCGTACCTGATGGAACATAACTGCCTCTGCAACACGATGCACAGCTTTGGTAATTCCGACAAAGGGTTTGTATTGGATACTAAACCAATATAAACacttaaatttctcaaattttagaTACGCCATTACCATCCGAGCGGCCCTCCCGATAGCCAAAGGAGACCATATCTCGACAATGTACACCCATGCCCTGTGGGGTACGCAAGCGAGGAGAGAACACTTAAGagaaaccaaatatttttcttgtaaatgCAAAAGATGCGAGGACCCTACAGAGATGGGAACTTATCTTAGTGGGTTAAGATGCATTGGCACTCAAGAAGATGAGGCCTGCGGAGGTACCCAGCTAGATAAAATTGGATTGAAAGATATAATGGATTACTGTTTTTATAGGTATTCAGCTTCCAATCGACCCTTTGGATGATAATACCGAATGGGCCTGTAATAAGTGTGACGTCAAGTTAACCAATCAAGAGGTGAGCTATTTAATCAATCAGATCGGTGAGGAGGTGGATAATATGCAATTATCTAATCCCACGGTTCGAGAACTGGATGGCTTGTTGACCAAAATGTTGAACTTCCTGCATCCCAACCATTATCACGCGTATTCCGTGAGACATTCCTTGGTGCAACTGTATGGTAAGTGTGACAAGTGGTtgatggaattaattaaacattaataacCTATAAAGTTTGCCTTATATGAAGCCAATTGCCATCGATAGTTAAAATTACGTCACAtcttttattttgacaaatctGTCATATTACCAcgtgattattaaaatttcgctTTGACAAGCTCacaataattaagtttatattGCGTTTCAACTTTAGGTTATCAACAAGGTTACTTGCCAAATCAGTTAAGTGACGACATCGTTGTAAGGAAAGCCACAATGTGCAGGGAGCTGCTTGACGTAACGAAAAAGATTGATCCAGGCAATGCTAGGtatttacaatattatttcatatacatgaatattttaaatattactttttaccGTGTAACCCTGTTGAataaaacagaagaaaatgtacctaaaccTAACAGGTATGAAAACGTCTTTACCGCATTTAAGTGCAGTTAAATCGATATGTGGTAAAGTATCGTTTTTCACACAATATTTACCTTACTCCACTTTTGGGATATCCAAAATTTATCGCATTATCAtcagtaaaaaaaacttatagcGAAATGGTTCTATTggtaactaaaaattttattttct
The DNA window shown above is from Euwallacea similis isolate ESF13 chromosome 2, ESF131.1, whole genome shotgun sequence and carries:
- the LOC136419448 gene encoding SET domain-containing protein SmydA-8-like, coding for MSESKCAVCGEPAELKCSACKLVVYCGKDHQKQHWKEHKILCRPFEVLEDPECGKCLVATRDLQPGDLILTENPVIYGPRPHMVEEGPVPCPGCCRLIIPEGAARCDGCDFPICNPQCPGLKDMDRHGHECMILGLRDVKAINGLHDFYRQDSLLPLRCLLLQHRQPKKFAQLLKMESHQEKRGEDTEIYKDIQRRIVEYLHDNFLDPMKMLEGKSGKQVLEDTSKETLHKIFGIIDVNALEINQDAEITALYPTAYLMEHNCLCNTMHSFGNSDKGYAITIRAALPIAKGDHISTMYTHALWGTQARREHLRETKYFSCKCKRCEDPTEMGTYLSGLRCIGTQEDEACGGIQLPIDPLDDNTEWACNKCDVKLTNQEVSYLINQIGEEVDNMQLSNPTVRELDGLLTKMLNFLHPNHYHAYSVRHSLVQLYGYQQGYLPNQLSDDIVVRKATMCRELLDVTKKIDPGNARLPLYTGVLLHELYLANMILIKRKWDLGIKTKVKSINLMLQECQFVLNQALKVLQNEKESPAGEKLLSLIENSSREFEKFLMRNKIDLPKSASKTN